Part of the Catalinimonas alkaloidigena genome is shown below.
TTAAATGTGTTGACAAACCAAATGAATAAATGATGCAAAAGGTAGTCGTATTATCCGGGTCGGGAATAAGTGCGGAAAGCGGAATTCCAACTTTTCGGGATTCCGGGGGCTTATGGGAAGGTCATGACATCAATGATGTAGCCACGCCGCAGGCCTGGGCAAAGCATCCTGAGCTAGTGCTGGACTTCTACAATCAGAGAAGAAAGGCGGCACAAAAGGCAAAACCTAATGCCGGTCACTTCAGTCTTGTGGAATTAGAGAAATACTTTGATGTGGTGATTATTACCCAGAATGTTGACGCCTTGCATGAAAGAGCAGGCTCATCAAAAGTAATTCATCTACACGGAGAGCTGGATAAAGCGCGTAGTACGCTCGATGAAAATTTGGTCTATGATATCGAAGGTTGGGAAATTAAATGGGGAGAGAAGTGTGAGAGAGGTTCCCAGTTACGCCCTCATATTGTCTGGTTTGGTGAAATGGTACCAATGATGGAAGTGGCTTATAATGAGGTTGTTAAAGCCGATTTTTTTATCGTAGTAGGAACCTCATTGCAAGTATATCCTGCAGCAGGACTACTCTATGATGTTACTCCCGGAACTCCAATCTATATTGTCGACCCGGCGACACCAGAGTACAGAGAACAGCCCTATATTAGCCCGATAAAAGAGTCAGCCAGTACGGGATTGCCAAAATTGGCCGCCCAACTGATAAAAGAGGCACAATAATGGCGGATTAACTAATTAGGTTGTAGACAGATATGAGTATTATATCGTATTTGATAAAAAAAATTATTAATGCTTTAAACGTTATCAGTACAACTGGTGTCATACAACCGAATCAACAACTAAACTCATTCGCATATGAAAACCGGTAACCGATCTCTGCGAAACTTTTTTGTAAAAGAACCTAAGTTTTCAATTCTGATCGTCTTGATTGCGATTATATTATTGATCACCATCTTTCTTACGACAGATTTTAGTGCTGTATCGTCATTCTCTTTTTCGGAAGTTAAGCTTCAGCAACTCAGTTTTTCGCTGAAGACTCAATGTAGCTTGTTCTAAGCTGCTCCTACCAACGCATCAAAACTGACCCCCAGGTAAACCCACTTCCAAAGGCAGCCAGGCAAATGAGGTCATTCTCTTTTATTTTTCCCTGTTCCCAGGCCTCGCTCATGGCAATAGGAATTGAAGCAGCCGTAGTATTTCCGTATTTCATAATATTGTTAAATACCTGATCATCTCTCAGTTTTAACTGTTTTTGTACCATCTGGCTAATCCTCAGGTTTGCCTGATGGGGGATAAGGAGGTCCAGATCCTCAGGCTTATAGCCATTATGGTTGAGTGCTTCCATTACTGCCTGAGGAAAGCGGGTAGAGGCATGCTTAAAAACAAAATTACCATTCATGACAGGAAATATGGTGCCCTCTTCAATCATTTCAGGCTTTACCCTTGGAACAGAACGGCTGCTACCCACATCCAGTACAGCCAATTCTTCGGCATGTTTCCCTTCGGAATGTAGGTGAGAAGACATAATCCCTTTTTCTTCACTTGCCTGGAGTACGGCAGCCCCGGCACCATCACCAAATAAGACAGAGACGCCCCTGCCTCGCGTAGTAAGGTCCAGGCCGCTGCTGTGGATTTCAGAGCCTATAACCAGTACAGTGTCATACATGCCGGTTTTGATAAACTGATCAGCAACAGATATGCCATATACAAAGCCCGTACATTGGGTGCGTACATCCAGGGCTCCTACTTCCTTGATGCCCAGTTCCCGTTGAACCAGCACCCCCGAGCCGGGAAAATCATAATCAGGGCTGAGGGTAGCAAACACGATGAAGTCTACATCATTGGGCTGAAGACCGGCATTCTCCAAAGCCATGCGGGCTGCACGAGTTCCCATATTGGCAGTGGTATCTTTACCCAGTTCAAAGAAACGTCTTTCCTCAATGCCGGACCGTTCTCTGATCCATTCGTCTGAGGTATCCATCATCTTAGCTAGGTCGTCGTTGGTTACAATCTTCTCAGGCAGGTATCTCCCTACTCCTGTAATTCTGGAATTTCTCATGCTTTTAAGGTTGTAGTAAAAGTTTTTTCATTGGACCGTTCATCAGTACTCAACGCTTTCATTGTAATACTAAGTCATCCTGTAAGGACTAGATAAAATATACCGTAAAATTCATTGAATGTTTGAATTAGGCAAGAATAATCAAACCCTAATTTTATTTGTTTGGCAATCTAATGGAATGAATTGCTTACTCCCCTTAACTGTCTGGAAAAACAGGTGATTTTTGTGCTTTCAGAATTGCGGGTAATATTTATTGGTTGATTTTTGTTGTAATTATGACCAGCATAAGGTATGGGCTTATTTAAAGCTAATTGACATAGCCTTGCGTATTATATTTGTCATGCTTCTTATAAACATTATTAAATAAGTTTTTATGCTTTTACTAAAACTTATCTCATGGCAAATATCTGTGAACAGTATACTTTTATATGTATGTTTTCCTTTATTTTCCTTTGCTCAACCCTCTCCGGATAAAACAGCAACTACAGGTGATTGGGATAACGATTTAACATGGATACCTTCAGGAAAACCCGGCGTTGGAGATGTAATTCTCATTCCTGCCGGAGAAACTGTAACTGTTAGAGGAACTGATCATATACTTAATGATGCTGTAATGATCATTGAAGGAGATTTAGTAATGGAATCAGCCTGTCCGGCTTGCGCTGATTATAGTAGTTTAACATTTAACGGTGAAAATTCAGGAGTAATTATCGAGGATGGTGGTCAAGTTATTGATGGAACTGCTTTAGGAGGCGATACACATTTTATAGCAGTTCAGGGTGAAACAGTATGGTCTGGAGATAACTGCTTGTCTAATTGTGGTGATATTGAGGGTGATTATACCTCTACCGGGACAGCCACTTCTATACCCCCTGCCTTATCAAGCCTCTTACCGGTAGAGTTAATCCATTTCTCGGGACATTATCAAAATAGATCTGTGTATTTAGAGTGGACTACTGCTTCTGAAACAAATAACAGCCACTTTGTAATTGAAAGGGCTATAGACGATTTTGAATTCGAGATAATAGGAGAAATGCAGGGGGCAGGAAATTCCTTAAGTGAAATTGAATATATTTTTGAAGATCAACAGGTGTCGTCCGATAAGGAAAGTACATTTTATTACCGTCTCCGACAGGAAGATTATGACGGACAGCACAAGTACTCTAAAAATATTGCTGTTTTTAATGAAATTTCCGGGGTCTTAAATGTGTGGCCTACTTCATTTACTGATCATATTGACATTTCAATAAATAGTATGACCACCGAGTCATTAGAATTAAAGATATATGATGTCAAAGGAAATATACTAGTATTGAATGTTTATGAAATCATAAAGGGAAAAAACATACTTGAAGTCAAGGACTTAGAAGTTTTATCCAAGGGTATATGTTTTTTGAACATGGGTAGTAAAAACCTTCAATACAAACGAAAACTGATTAAGCATTGAAGGTGTAAAACTGAAGCTATTGCAATAAAAGGTAACTCAAACCGGCCAGCACCCCACCGATGGATGGACCTATCACAGGTACCCAGGCATAGCGCCAGTCACTGTCTCTCTTTTTATGTACGGGAAGAAACTGATGCATCAGGCGTGGTCCTAAATCTCTTGCCGGGTTAATAGCATAGCCGGTAGTGCCTCCTAAAGAAAGCCCTATAGAAAAAACCAACAATGCTACGGGTAAAGCACCTAGTGCACCCAGGCCAAATTCAGTGTCACTGGAAAAGTCAGCTGAAGTAAAAGAAGGTGCGGCAATATAAAGCACCGCAAATACCAACACAAAGGTGCCGATGATCTCCGAGATCATATTGTTTAGTGGGCTTCTGAGGGCTGGTATGGTGGAGAAAATGGCCAGTTTCGCATCCTGGTCCTCAGTAACTTCTACATGTTGGCGGTAAAACAGCCAGACCAGGAAAGCTCCGAAGGCGGCACCAGACATTTGAGCGAGGATATAGATGGGTACTTTTGCCCATTCAAATACGCCTGCTGCGGCCAGGCCCAAAGTTACGGCAGGATTAATATGCGCTCCACTATATTCAGTAACGGTGAATACGGCTACAAAAACAGCCATGCCCCAACCAAAAGTAATTACGATCCATCCGGAATTATTGCCTTTTGTCTGGTTGAGGACAACATTGGCTACTACCCCATTTCCTAATAAAATGAGCAGAGCGGTGCCGATAAACTCAGCTGTGAAGTTTGACATAGATTGATGAGTAGTTTAGTGATATGAGGTTGTGTATAACTTATTTTAGTATATATCCTTCAGCTAGTTTGGTATATGCTTCTACTTGTTGATCTTCCCACTGCTTATCCTTTCCTAATTCACGAGCCATCAGTTTAGCGACTTCCGGAGCCATTTCCATGCTTGCCCGGGCATTAAGAAGCAAAGAACGGGTTCTTCTTGAAAGGAAATCTTCCACGGTACGTGCCATTTCATGCTGAGCTGCCCATACGACCTGCGCCTTGACAACAGGGAGATCTTTATGAATTTGCTCTCCTAAGGCTGGTTCTTTGTTGATCAGTTTGCGAATGGCAATAATATCTGAGCCATAAAAAAACAGAGGGTCTTCTTTGTTCACGTTTTTCAGCCACCCGTGAATACGCAAATCCTTGGTCTTGGTCTGTCTTTCTTCTAAGCCTGCGATCAGGGAAGCTTTATCAATGGTATCCTCACCCATCTTACGATAGGTTGTCCATTTCCCTCCCGTAATAGTTACCAGACCGCTTATAGATACGATAAGTGAATGACTGCGTGAAATCTGAGCCGTACTTTTGCCATCGTCGGTGCTTACCAGCGGACGAAGGCCTGCAAATACACTTTGTACATCTTCCCGGGTAGGGTCTTTTGTCAAGTATTTGGCCGCATGCTCAAGAATAAAATCAACTTCTTCTTCCAAGGCTTTAGGTTCCAGTGAAGGGCTTTCTACCGGGGTGTCGGTCGTGCCGACAATGGCCTTGTTGTTCCAGGGTACCACGAAAAGTACCCGCCCATCTTCAGTCTTGGGTACCATAATCGCTGAGTCTCCGGGTAAGAAATCTTTATCCAGTACGATATGCACTCCCTGGCTGGGGCGGACAATATCTTTAGCCTTCGGATTATCCATTTTGATTACACCATCCACAAAAACACCAGTGGCGTTAACCACCACCCTGGATTGTATCTGATACTCTTTTCCGGTTTCCATATCCTCAGCGATTACTCCACTTACCATATCGCTGCTTTTGAGTAAACCTTTTACCTTCATGTAGTTTACCAGAGTACCACCTGCGTCAGCACAGGTCTGAGCCAGGTTAATCGCCAAGCGGGCATCATCAAACTGTCCGTCATAGTAGATTACTCCTCCGCGAAGTCCTTCCGGCTCTACTGTAGGTAGAAGTTCAAGGGTTTCCTCCTTGGTGAGGCTTTTGGAAGGACCCAGGCCAAGCTTACCCGCCAGCACATCGTATACTTTCATGCCTACGGTATAGAATGGACCTCCCCACCAGTCGTAGGTAGGGATGACGAAAGCCTGGTTTCGTACCAGGTGGGGAGCGTTTTTCATCATCAGGCCGCGCTCATGCAGCGCTTCCACAACCAGAGAAACGTCACCCTGCTGGAGATAACGGACGCCTCCGTGAGCCAGTTTGGTGCTGCGGCTGGAAGTGCCCTTGGCAAAGTCTGCCTGTTCCAGAAGTAAAGTGGTATATCCACGGGAGGCAGATTCCAATGCTGTACCGAGTCCGGTAGCACCTCCGCCAATCACGATAACATCCCAAACCGTATCATGCTCGGTTATGGTGTTAATCATAATATCTCTATCCATCTCGTAGGGTTTAGATTAGTGTTAGCAGTTATAAAAGTGTGGGGAGAAAAATGTTTACTCCTCAATCCAGGATTTAGACCTACCAACGGCCTTGTCCCATTGCTTACCTAATTCTTTAGAGTCAAAATTTTTATCCGGCTCAAAAGTACGGTCCATTTGCCATTGATCCTGAATTTCTTCTAAACTATTCCAATAGCCTACTGCGAGTCCTGCCAGATAGGCTGCTCCCAGCGCAGTCGTTTCCATTACTTTAGGTCGGACAACCGGAATTTGCAGTAGATCTGCCTGAAACTGCATCAGCGTATTATTTGCGGTTGCTCCGCCATCTACTCTTAATTCTTTGAATTCAATATCGGCGTCTGCCCGCATGGCCCTGAGTACGTCCATGGCCTGATAAGCAATACTTTCCAGGGCTGCACGAGCGATATGTCCATCGGTAGTACCACGGGTGAGCCCTAAGATTGCTCCCCTGGCATACTGATCCCAGTGGGGAGCCCCCAGCCCGGTAAGTGCAGGGACCAGGTATACACCTCCATTATCTTCTACGGTTTTTGCGAGTGCTTCTATTTCATCGGAAGACTTGATAATGCCTAAGCCATCTCTAAGCCACTGCACAATAGCTCCCGCGATGAATATACTGCCCTCCAGCGCGTAGGTAGTTTTTCCTTCAAGCTGCCAGGCAATCGTAGTGAGAAGTTTATTTTTGGACAGTATGGGTTTGTTGCCAGTATTCAGCACTACAAAGCTACCTGTTCCGTAGGTGTTCTTAATCATACCGGGCTGAGTACACATTTGCCCGAAAAGGGCTGCCTGCTGGTCTCCGGCAATACCTCCGATAGGAATCGGTTCGCCAAATAGCTCAGGGGCTGTTTCACCATATTCCTGGCTGCTGGGCACTACCTGCGGGAGCATGGCCATGGGTACGTCAAATTTTTTGGTAATCGTCGTACTCCACCACAGCTTATGAATATCATACAACAAAGTACGGCTGGCATTGGTCACATCAGTAATATGAAGATGGCCACCTGTAAGTTTCCATATTAGAAAACTATCCACAGTGCCAAAAGCAAGCTCACCCTGTTCTGCTTTTTTTCTGGCATCCTGCACATTGTCTAAAATCCACTTGACCTTGGTTCCACTGAAGTAGGCGTCGGAGATCAGCCCGGTCTTGTTTCGGATGGTTTCTTCAAAGCCTTCCTCTTTGAGCTGGTCACAGTACTTGGAGGTACGTCTGTCTTGCCAGACAATCGCTTTATGAATGGGTTCTCCACTCTTTTTATCCCAGATGATTGTAGTTTCTCGTTGGTTAGTGATACCAATGCCTGCAATCTGTTTTGGCTTAAGATGAGCTTTCTTGATCGCCTGCTTGGCTACCTCAAGCTGCGTTTCCCAGATTTCGTTGGCATCATGTTCTATCCAGCCCGGCTTGGGATAATATTGCTTAAATTCTTTTTGGGCTACGGCAACCATTGAGCCCTGGTGGTCAAAAATGATAGCGCGCGAGCTGGTAGTCCCCTGGTCAAGGGCAAGCATGTATTTTTCCATAGGTTAGTTGTTATAAAAAAACCGAAGTCTCTTTTCAGTAAAGTATTGAATTTGTCGGCTTAGAAACATGGCTTTTTTATGACTCAAAAAATATTTTTACTATTGCTACCCATGATACTAAAAATCTCTTAATTCCATCAGAAAAAGGGTGTTCTTTTTAGTTTATTCATGAGAATAAAGGTGAAACTTAAGCGTTTGAATAAAGTAAAAATAAGTTTGCCGTTTTTTACCAAAATGATCTTTCAAAATCATTAAATCAACTTTGTGGATTAAAAATAATTCTTTCTATTCATCTGGATTAGCAAAGGATTTGGGTATATTTCTTCTATATTGTATCAGATTTTATCGCTTCTTCAGCTTTTAAAATGTTTAAAAAACTCGCTATTGCGTTAGCATTTTCCCCTCGTTATGAAGCTATCCTGCATGAGTCCAGGCGTTTTCAGGAGCTTTTCAATGCATATTTAGTAATTATTCACGTAGGCAATAAGACCGATGACAAAGAACAGCTGCTACAAGAGAAGCTGGACGAAATCGGTTTTGA
Proteins encoded:
- a CDS encoding 3-oxoacyl-ACP synthase III family protein, which translates into the protein MRNSRITGVGRYLPEKIVTNDDLAKMMDTSDEWIRERSGIEERRFFELGKDTTANMGTRAARMALENAGLQPNDVDFIVFATLSPDYDFPGSGVLVQRELGIKEVGALDVRTQCTGFVYGISVADQFIKTGMYDTVLVIGSEIHSSGLDLTTRGRGVSVLFGDGAGAAVLQASEEKGIMSSHLHSEGKHAEELAVLDVGSSRSVPRVKPEMIEEGTIFPVMNGNFVFKHASTRFPQAVMEALNHNGYKPEDLDLLIPHQANLRISQMVQKQLKLRDDQVFNNIMKYGNTTAASIPIAMSEAWEQGKIKENDLICLAAFGSGFTWGSVLMRW
- a CDS encoding glycerol-3-phosphate dehydrogenase/oxidase, which encodes MDRDIMINTITEHDTVWDVIVIGGGATGLGTALESASRGYTTLLLEQADFAKGTSSRSTKLAHGGVRYLQQGDVSLVVEALHERGLMMKNAPHLVRNQAFVIPTYDWWGGPFYTVGMKVYDVLAGKLGLGPSKSLTKEETLELLPTVEPEGLRGGVIYYDGQFDDARLAINLAQTCADAGGTLVNYMKVKGLLKSSDMVSGVIAEDMETGKEYQIQSRVVVNATGVFVDGVIKMDNPKAKDIVRPSQGVHIVLDKDFLPGDSAIMVPKTEDGRVLFVVPWNNKAIVGTTDTPVESPSLEPKALEEEVDFILEHAAKYLTKDPTREDVQSVFAGLRPLVSTDDGKSTAQISRSHSLIVSISGLVTITGGKWTTYRKMGEDTIDKASLIAGLEERQTKTKDLRIHGWLKNVNKEDPLFFYGSDIIAIRKLINKEPALGEQIHKDLPVVKAQVVWAAQHEMARTVEDFLSRRTRSLLLNARASMEMAPEVAKLMARELGKDKQWEDQQVEAYTKLAEGYILK
- the glpK gene encoding glycerol kinase GlpK; the encoded protein is MEKYMLALDQGTTSSRAIIFDHQGSMVAVAQKEFKQYYPKPGWIEHDANEIWETQLEVAKQAIKKAHLKPKQIAGIGITNQRETTIIWDKKSGEPIHKAIVWQDRRTSKYCDQLKEEGFEETIRNKTGLISDAYFSGTKVKWILDNVQDARKKAEQGELAFGTVDSFLIWKLTGGHLHITDVTNASRTLLYDIHKLWWSTTITKKFDVPMAMLPQVVPSSQEYGETAPELFGEPIPIGGIAGDQQAALFGQMCTQPGMIKNTYGTGSFVVLNTGNKPILSKNKLLTTIAWQLEGKTTYALEGSIFIAGAIVQWLRDGLGIIKSSDEIEALAKTVEDNGGVYLVPALTGLGAPHWDQYARGAILGLTRGTTDGHIARAALESIAYQAMDVLRAMRADADIEFKELRVDGGATANNTLMQFQADLLQIPVVRPKVMETTALGAAYLAGLAVGYWNSLEEIQDQWQMDRTFEPDKNFDSKELGKQWDKAVGRSKSWIEE
- a CDS encoding MIP/aquaporin family protein — encoded protein: MSNFTAEFIGTALLILLGNGVVANVVLNQTKGNNSGWIVITFGWGMAVFVAVFTVTEYSGAHINPAVTLGLAAAGVFEWAKVPIYILAQMSGAAFGAFLVWLFYRQHVEVTEDQDAKLAIFSTIPALRSPLNNMISEIIGTFVLVFAVLYIAAPSFTSADFSSDTEFGLGALGALPVALLVFSIGLSLGGTTGYAINPARDLGPRLMHQFLPVHKKRDSDWRYAWVPVIGPSIGGVLAGLSYLLLQ
- a CDS encoding SIR2 family NAD-dependent protein deacylase, coding for MQKVVVLSGSGISAESGIPTFRDSGGLWEGHDINDVATPQAWAKHPELVLDFYNQRRKAAQKAKPNAGHFSLVELEKYFDVVIITQNVDALHERAGSSKVIHLHGELDKARSTLDENLVYDIEGWEIKWGEKCERGSQLRPHIVWFGEMVPMMEVAYNEVVKADFFIVVGTSLQVYPAAGLLYDVTPGTPIYIVDPATPEYREQPYISPIKESASTGLPKLAAQLIKEAQ